One genomic region from Tigriopus californicus strain San Diego chromosome 4, Tcal_SD_v2.1, whole genome shotgun sequence encodes:
- the LOC131879229 gene encoding U4/U6 small nuclear ribonucleoprotein Prp4-like, whose amino-acid sequence MSDSGGDDEERGPRYVKRQKIVHYGSLAEGGHDLRAGPPDGDSPGDHSDHSDNEGGQSNIEVSKEYLPLNQDDIRGEKDDILEEFERRKRARLIHVSTDDAQVKKDLRALGQPICFFGEGPAERRNRLRDLLSQLGEDAIQKRKEAEEARAKEQRKQDETTWYHEGPAALKAARQVLAHFSLPRAQARIGRQKQDIETPESARMARNQEVQKMLKGLDLEASQIADTRPISWCEFSPDSQLLATGSWSGLCKLWSVPDCQEVLTLRGHNDHVGNVVFNPKATIDLPKSGPNLASCDSTGHVNVWSMESSQPLMALPNLESRVSRVAFHPMGLHLAACVYDNSWRMFDLESQEEILHQEGHSKAVH is encoded by the coding sequence ATGTCGGATAGCGGCGGCGACGACGAAGAGCGAGGCCCGCGTTATGTCAAGCGCCAAAAGATCGTGCACTACGGTTCGTTGGCGGAAGGTGGACACGACTTGAGGGCGGGTCCACCGGACGGCGATTCCCCCGGCGATCACTCCGACCATTCCGACAATGAAGGGGGGCAATCCAATATCGAGGTCTCCAAGGAGTATTTACCGCTCAATCAGGACGACATTCGCGGTGAAAAGGATGACATTTTGGAGGAATTCGAGCGTCGGAAACGAGCCCGACTCATCCACGTGAGCACAGACGATGCCCAAGTCAAGAAAGATCTGCGGGCTTTGGGTCAACCCATCTGCTTCTTTGGTGAAGGTCCGGCTGAACGACGCAATCGCCTCCGAGACCTTCTATCTCAATTGGGCGAGGATGCCATTCAAAAGCGGAAAGAGGCCGAGGAGGCGAGGGCCAAAGAGCAGCGCAAACAGGATGAAACCACCTGGTACCACGAGGGGCCCGCTGCCCTGAAAGCGGCGCGCCAGGTCCTGGCCCATTTTTCCCTGCCGCGCGCCCAAGCCCGCATTGGGCGACAGAAGCAAGATATTGAGACTCCCGAGTCCGCGCGCATGGCCCGCAATCAGGAAGTCCAAAAGATGCTCAAGGGCTTGGATCTGGAGGCGTCACAGATTGCCGACACGCGGCCCATTTCGTGGTGCGAGTTCAGTCCCGACTCGCAGCTGTTAGCCACCGGGTCGTGGTCCGGGTTGTGCAAGCTGTGGTCGGTGCCCGACTGTCAAGAGGTGCTCACACTCAGGGGCCATAATGACCATGTGGGCAATGTCGTGTTCAATCCCAAGGCCACCATCGATCTGCCCAAGTCCGGGCCCAATTTGGCTTCATGCGATTCCACCGGCCACGTGAATGTGTGGAGCATGGAATCCAGCCAACCCCTCATGGCTTTACCTAACCTTGAATCCCGGGTGTCCCGGGTCGCCTTTCATCCTATGGGCTTACATTTGGCCGCGTGTGTATATGACAACTCGTGGCGaatgtttgatttggaatccCAAGAGGAAATTCTCCACCAGGAAGGCCACAGCAAAGCGGTTCATTGA